One segment of Halococcus salsus DNA contains the following:
- a CDS encoding nitrite/sulfite reductase — translation MTHKKEDWKAGLYGDEVREKLIEFAESGWESIPEDEREVWFSRFKFWGVFHHRSGQESYFMMRLTNCGGVLEPGQLRAIAEVAAEYATGPVDNPEFGNGWIDLTTRQSVQLHWIKLEDIPEIWEKLEAVGVSSRSSGGDTMRNVSGCPVAGKDAHEYVETRPLLDEIQNDLRGDNALANMPRKFNISVTGCREGCAQDSINGVALEPARKLVDGETVRGFNMRVGGGLGGREPRRARSLDVFVEPEHAYDAVRAFVELYHAEGNRENRSKNRSRFFVDDWGTEKIREAMAEKVDFDLAYGGTDLRKEYTYNAGRSDEAGRHDHVGVHEQPDGRYYVGLNTPVGRVPADEALELADLADEYGSGEVRLTRRQNPLVMDVPEAKLDELLAEPLLDVHSPDPDVFTRGAMACTGTEFCSLALTETKARMAATLRWLQANVDMPDDVSQVKMHFSGCTADCGQALTADIGLQGMRARKDGEMVEAMDIGVGGGIGPDPAFIDWVHQRVPADEAPGMIKNLLDGFVALRDDGQTFREWVESTGDGTIAELAQPEETDYVDPCLTDAKQSWYPFDDGEGPAPTAADGTPMEADD, via the coding sequence ATGACCCACAAAAAGGAGGACTGGAAGGCGGGGTTGTACGGCGACGAGGTGCGCGAGAAACTGATCGAGTTCGCCGAATCGGGCTGGGAGTCGATCCCCGAGGACGAACGCGAGGTGTGGTTCTCGCGGTTCAAGTTCTGGGGGGTCTTCCACCACCGCTCGGGCCAGGAGAGCTACTTCATGATGCGGCTCACCAACTGCGGGGGGGTCCTCGAACCCGGCCAACTCCGTGCCATCGCCGAGGTCGCCGCGGAGTACGCGACCGGACCCGTTGACAACCCCGAGTTCGGCAACGGCTGGATCGACCTCACCACCCGCCAGTCGGTCCAGCTCCACTGGATCAAACTCGAAGACATCCCCGAGATATGGGAGAAACTCGAAGCCGTGGGTGTCTCCAGTCGCTCGTCCGGCGGGGACACCATGCGGAACGTCTCGGGCTGTCCGGTCGCTGGGAAGGACGCCCACGAGTACGTCGAGACGCGGCCGCTGCTCGACGAGATCCAGAACGACCTCCGGGGCGACAACGCGCTCGCGAACATGCCCCGGAAGTTCAACATCTCGGTCACGGGCTGTCGCGAGGGCTGTGCCCAGGACTCGATCAACGGCGTGGCGCTCGAACCCGCACGAAAGCTGGTCGATGGGGAAACAGTCAGAGGCTTCAACATGCGGGTCGGTGGCGGCCTCGGTGGGCGTGAACCCCGGCGGGCGCGCTCGCTCGACGTCTTCGTCGAACCCGAGCACGCCTACGACGCGGTCCGAGCGTTCGTCGAACTCTACCACGCCGAGGGGAATCGTGAAAACCGGAGCAAAAACAGGTCCAGATTCTTCGTCGACGACTGGGGTACCGAGAAGATCCGCGAGGCGATGGCCGAGAAGGTCGACTTCGATCTCGCGTACGGCGGGACGGACCTCAGAAAGGAGTACACCTACAATGCCGGTCGGTCCGACGAGGCGGGCCGCCACGACCACGTCGGCGTCCACGAACAGCCCGACGGGCGGTACTACGTGGGGTTGAACACGCCCGTGGGACGGGTGCCCGCCGACGAGGCGCTCGAACTCGCCGACCTCGCCGACGAGTACGGTTCGGGGGAAGTCAGACTCACCCGCCGACAGAACCCGCTCGTGATGGACGTTCCCGAGGCGAAGCTCGACGAGCTGCTCGCCGAGCCACTGCTCGACGTCCACTCGCCGGACCCCGACGTGTTCACCCGCGGGGCGATGGCGTGTACGGGCACGGAGTTCTGTTCGCTCGCGCTCACCGAAACCAAGGCCCGGATGGCAGCGACGCTCCGGTGGCTCCAGGCGAACGTCGACATGCCCGACGACGTCTCCCAGGTCAAGATGCACTTCTCGGGCTGTACCGCCGACTGCGGGCAGGCGCTGACCGCCGACATCGGGCTCCAGGGGATGCGCGCCCGGAAGGACGGCGAGATGGTCGAGGCGATGGACATCGGCGTGGGCGGCGGCATCGGCCCGGACCCCGCGTTCATCGACTGGGTCCACCAGCGCGTGCCGGCCGACGAGGCACCGGGGATGATCAAGAACCTCCTCGACGGGTTCGTGGCGCTCCGGGACGACGGCCAGACCTTCCGGGAGTGGGTCGAGTCCACGGGCGACGGCACTATCGCCGAACTCGCCCAGCCCGAGGAGACCGACTACGTGGACCCGTGTCTCACCGACGCGAAGCAGTCGTGGTACCCATTCGACGACGGCGAGGGGCCGGCCCCGACCGCCGCCGACGGCACGCCGATGGAGGCCGACGATTGA
- a CDS encoding DUF6684 family protein has translation MADRVFNRETLLDLTVNFIPMGMIIFFFALFILADPFPADAMAVGTSLGLLVIPFVVLAITTYVTGRIIAEADQTGRSGTAAKISSIATGMDHEADDEA, from the coding sequence ATGGCCGACCGAGTGTTCAACCGGGAGACGCTGCTCGACCTCACGGTCAACTTCATACCGATGGGGATGATCATCTTCTTCTTCGCGCTGTTCATCCTGGCGGACCCCTTCCCGGCCGACGCGATGGCCGTCGGGACCAGCCTCGGCCTGCTCGTGATCCCGTTCGTGGTGCTCGCGATCACCACCTACGTCACGGGTCGGATCATCGCCGAGGCCGACCAGACCGGCCGTTCGGGGACCGCGGCCAAGATCAGCAGCATCGCCACGGGGATGGACCACGAAGCGGACGACGAGGCGTAG
- a CDS encoding cytochrome c oxidase subunit 3 yields MGTTSETVEETGEDEALWRDFPTGHEEATWWPVACTVGLIGLYFGAGLYFFGTGENAPIPPTIGPAVFALGSLGFIAGAFGWFYQGFLVDFWTRSTEDREPGALRGAMILFILTDIATFSAGFVYYAFIRVDQWPPGELPELLTPVLIVNTVALVASSFTLHYAHQGLEEGNRRGFLGLLGVTILLGVIFVSGQIYEYYTLVIHEGFTITTGIFGSAFFGLTGLHGLHVLAGTIFLGILFARGLLGQLSDGRDTSMVTISYYWHFVDIVWIFIIALLYFGAEFSL; encoded by the coding sequence ATGGGGACGACGAGCGAGACGGTCGAGGAGACCGGCGAGGACGAAGCCCTGTGGCGTGACTTCCCCACCGGGCACGAGGAAGCGACGTGGTGGCCCGTCGCCTGTACGGTCGGGCTGATCGGTCTCTACTTCGGGGCCGGGCTCTACTTCTTCGGGACCGGCGAGAACGCGCCGATACCGCCGACGATCGGCCCGGCGGTGTTCGCCCTCGGCTCGCTGGGGTTCATCGCCGGGGCGTTCGGCTGGTTCTACCAGGGTTTCCTCGTCGACTTCTGGACCCGGAGCACCGAGGATCGCGAGCCCGGCGCGCTCCGGGGTGCGATGATCCTGTTCATCCTGACCGACATCGCGACGTTCTCGGCGGGGTTCGTCTACTACGCCTTCATCCGGGTCGACCAGTGGCCACCGGGCGAACTCCCCGAACTCCTCACACCGGTGTTGATCGTCAACACGGTCGCGCTGGTGGCGAGCAGTTTCACCCTCCACTACGCCCACCAGGGGCTCGAAGAGGGGAACCGGCGGGGCTTTCTCGGCCTGCTCGGCGTCACGATACTGCTCGGCGTGATCTTCGTCTCGGGCCAGATATACGAGTACTACACCCTGGTCATCCACGAGGGCTTCACCATCACCACCGGGATCTTCGGGAGCGCGTTCTTCGGGCTCACGGGGCTGCACGGACTCCACGTTCTCGCCGGGACGATCTTCCTCGGCATCCTGTTCGCCCGCGGCCTGCTCGGCCAGCTCTCGGACGGGCGGGACACCTCGATGGTGACGATATCGTACTACTGGCACTTCGTCGATATCGTCTGGATCTTCATCATCGCGCTGCTCTACTTCGGAGCCGAGTTCTCGCTTTGA
- the coxB gene encoding cytochrome c oxidase subunit II gives MNRRQATAGVALTAFLTIAVEPVAAQSINKTLIESLNRQLLYVAVPLAILVEVILFYAVWKHKDNDDPSPTKENRSLEITWTIATAIILLFVGFASYNILTDPYISPSLTEQEQALGGDQNLEGAVMPANDDDAVIVRTIAYQWGWDFVYPEENVTTDNTTVVPANTDVYYHLTSRDVLHAFHAPELGLKMDTIPGQYNTIRTNITEPGTYRVYCSEFCGAGHSRMYANLTVVSQDRYQAWLSNQNRTDVPTRVSAENATNVTGSVAAPPV, from the coding sequence ATGAACCGCAGACAGGCGACGGCCGGGGTGGCGCTGACGGCGTTCCTGACGATCGCTGTCGAGCCGGTCGCCGCGCAGTCGATCAACAAGACCCTGATCGAGAGCCTGAACCGGCAGCTCCTCTACGTCGCCGTGCCGCTCGCGATACTCGTCGAGGTGATCCTGTTCTACGCCGTCTGGAAACACAAGGACAACGACGACCCATCGCCGACGAAGGAGAACCGCTCGCTCGAGATCACGTGGACGATCGCCACCGCGATCATCCTGCTGTTCGTCGGGTTCGCGTCGTACAACATCCTCACGGACCCGTACATCTCGCCCTCGCTCACCGAACAGGAGCAGGCCCTCGGCGGCGACCAGAACCTCGAAGGGGCCGTCATGCCCGCGAACGACGACGACGCGGTCATCGTTCGCACCATCGCCTACCAATGGGGGTGGGACTTCGTCTACCCCGAGGAGAACGTCACGACCGACAACACCACGGTCGTCCCAGCGAACACGGACGTCTACTACCACCTGACGTCACGTGACGTGTTGCACGCCTTCCACGCGCCCGAACTCGGGCTGAAGATGGACACCATCCCCGGCCAGTACAACACCATCCGGACGAACATCACCGAACCGGGCACCTACCGGGTCTACTGTTCGGAGTTCTGTGGGGCGGGCCACTCCCGGATGTACGCCAACCTCACGGTCGTGAGCCAAGACCGATACCAGGCCTGGTTGTCAAACCAGAACCGAACCGACGTCCCGACACGGGTGAGCGCGGAGAACGCGACCAACGTCACCGGGTCGGTCGCCGCACCGCCGGTCTGA
- a CDS encoding DUF6789 family protein: protein MADTGSLVEEVTGESESKARGDLRRIVVGGLVGGIAGGLGTLAFSAVLALALFLDAFDPVQFGEMAVMAGLSDPLAGEGDPVLGYLIFVGGGMTTWPFLFAALHEYLPGWRMAVSGITFAAIGWAGFAIAFYSPNVSLPMFLVLTFIGQCLYGLVMGLAFEYAEPRTDIAFVGTTFQ, encoded by the coding sequence ATGGCCGACACGGGCTCACTCGTCGAAGAGGTTACCGGCGAATCCGAAAGCAAAGCGCGGGGCGACCTCCGACGCATCGTGGTGGGCGGGCTCGTCGGCGGGATCGCCGGCGGGCTCGGTACGCTGGCCTTCTCGGCGGTGCTGGCCCTCGCCCTCTTTCTCGACGCGTTCGACCCCGTCCAGTTCGGCGAGATGGCCGTCATGGCCGGGCTGAGCGACCCGCTCGCGGGTGAGGGCGACCCGGTGCTCGGCTACCTCATCTTCGTCGGCGGCGGGATGACGACGTGGCCGTTCCTGTTCGCGGCGCTCCACGAGTACCTCCCCGGCTGGCGGATGGCGGTCTCCGGGATCACGTTCGCGGCGATCGGCTGGGCGGGCTTCGCGATCGCCTTCTACAGCCCCAACGTGAGCCTCCCGATGTTCCTCGTGTTGACCTTCATCGGGCAGTGTCTCTACGGGCTGGTCATGGGACTGGCCTTCGAGTACGCCGAACCGCGTACCGACATCGCCTTCGTCGGAACGACGTTTCAATAA
- a CDS encoding cytochrome c oxidase subunit I: MLNATILVAAVLGLALAGFVWRSYTAQTTAGRPATDGGFLPESAGTETGAETEAKVGGITRWLTTTDHRDIGIMYIVFGTIAAIWGGVDAMMIRTELLTPQADVWTAGTYDALFTTHGLTMLILFVTPVFFGIANYFLPLLIGADDLAFPRINLLGFWMLPPALVLIRGGLIVNMTAKFLGLIVPVDAIDFLFAIQPPEIGWYMYAPLSLQSANPQVDFLLLGLHLSGIATVLASVNFIVTVFTEKSDEVSWADLDLFTWTLVTTAGIALLAFSVLGSALIMLLLDRNFGTTFFALEQGGAILWQHIFWFWGHPEVYIIVLPGFGLMSLILPKFSGRTLFGRRFVIYSTFAIGVLSFGVWAHHMFTTGIDPRIRASFMAVSLAIAIPSAIKEFNWITTIWKGRVRLTAPMLFCVGGLSTFVIGGITGVFLAAIPVDILYHDTYYVVGHFHMILMGVIPFMMMAASYYWFPIITGKMYNQPLARFQAVTMVIGVIVTFGAMLITGALGLPRRYATYPAEFTGLMEITTIGAYVIGISVLLWLYNMLRSYWAGERVTEADVWDLKETGQFTREWQWFEKQLAERYATDGGSDGIEADETPGTDG, from the coding sequence ATGCTGAACGCGACGATCCTCGTCGCCGCCGTGCTCGGCCTCGCGCTCGCGGGCTTCGTCTGGCGGTCGTACACCGCCCAGACCACGGCCGGCAGACCGGCGACCGACGGGGGATTCCTCCCCGAGAGCGCCGGCACCGAGACGGGGGCCGAGACCGAGGCGAAGGTCGGCGGCATCACGCGCTGGCTCACCACCACCGACCACCGCGACATCGGGATCATGTACATCGTCTTCGGGACGATCGCCGCGATCTGGGGCGGCGTCGACGCGATGATGATCCGGACCGAACTCCTCACCCCGCAGGCCGACGTCTGGACCGCGGGTACCTACGACGCCCTCTTCACCACCCACGGGCTGACGATGCTGATCCTGTTCGTTACGCCCGTCTTCTTCGGCATCGCGAACTACTTCCTCCCGCTCCTCATCGGGGCCGACGACCTCGCCTTCCCCCGGATCAACCTGCTCGGCTTCTGGATGCTGCCGCCCGCGCTCGTGCTGATCCGCGGCGGCCTCATCGTCAACATGACGGCGAAGTTCCTCGGGCTGATCGTCCCGGTCGACGCGATCGACTTCCTGTTCGCGATCCAGCCGCCCGAGATCGGCTGGTACATGTACGCGCCGCTGTCGCTCCAGTCGGCCAACCCGCAGGTCGACTTCCTGTTACTCGGCCTCCACCTCTCGGGGATCGCGACGGTGCTCGCGTCGGTCAACTTCATCGTCACGGTGTTCACCGAGAAGAGCGACGAGGTGTCGTGGGCCGACCTCGACCTCTTCACCTGGACGCTCGTCACGACCGCCGGGATCGCCCTGCTGGCGTTCTCGGTGCTCGGGAGCGCGCTCATCATGCTCCTGCTCGACCGAAACTTCGGGACGACGTTCTTCGCGCTCGAACAGGGCGGGGCGATCCTCTGGCAACACATCTTCTGGTTCTGGGGCCATCCGGAGGTCTACATCATCGTGTTACCGGGCTTCGGGCTGATGAGCCTCATCCTCCCGAAGTTCTCGGGTCGGACCCTGTTCGGTCGCCGGTTCGTGATCTACTCGACGTTCGCGATCGGCGTGCTCTCGTTCGGCGTCTGGGCCCACCACATGTTCACGACGGGTATCGACCCCCGGATCCGCGCGAGCTTCATGGCGGTTTCACTTGCCATCGCGATCCCGAGCGCGATCAAGGAGTTCAACTGGATCACCACGATCTGGAAGGGGCGGGTCAGGCTGACCGCCCCCATGCTGTTCTGCGTTGGCGGGCTGAGCACGTTCGTGATCGGCGGCATCACGGGCGTGTTCCTCGCGGCGATCCCCGTCGACATCCTCTATCACGACACCTACTACGTCGTGGGTCACTTCCACATGATCCTGATGGGCGTGATCCCGTTCATGATGATGGCCGCGAGCTACTACTGGTTCCCGATCATCACGGGGAAGATGTACAACCAGCCGCTCGCACGTTTCCAGGCGGTCACGATGGTCATCGGGGTGATCGTGACCTTCGGCGCGATGCTCATCACCGGCGCGCTCGGGCTTCCCCGCCGATACGCCACCTACCCCGCCGAGTTCACGGGGCTGATGGAGATCACCACCATCGGCGCGTACGTCATCGGGATCAGCGTCCTGCTCTGGCTCTACAACATGCTCCGCTCGTACTGGGCGGGCGAGCGTGTCACCGAGGCCGACGTTTGGGACCTGAAGGAGACCGGGCAGTTCACCCGTGAGTGGCAGTGGTTCGAGAAGCAGCTCGCCGAGCGCTACGCCACCGACGGCGGTTCGGACGGAATCGAGGCGGACGAAACCCCCGGGACCGACGGATGA
- a CDS encoding glycoside hydrolase family 15 protein, translating into MSGYKPLADYGLIGNLETCALVGRDGAIDWCCLPRLNSSSVFAAVLDADRGGRFTIQPTGEFESEQQYMERTNVLQTTFHTDTGTATVTDFMPLSAGNDGNQPKVRGLYREVACTDGSVDLEVAFEPRFDYARSETQVESIDDGVVATGEARRIALSSPVDLDADGDSASASWSLDEHDPEWFVLEYGTRAPREPEACERLLDDTVEFWRGWTHACDGEDCPFAGYNHDAVVRSELALKLLTYQGTSGITAAPTTSLPEVLGGVRNWDYRYNWIRDGAFTVRAFANLSDIQEAVDYLDDFLRLSREVDPSEMQPLYGLQHDSTYEETELDHLEGYRESSPVRIGNGAADQLQLGMYGELVLAIHQLSWSDREIAGDDWTAIREIVEFVREAWERPDAGIWEMRSGPKQFVHSKAMCWVAIDRAIEMAEEHGFDAPLDDWRADRETIKETVIERGFDEERNTFTQAFDDDQLDGSLLLLPLSGFLDFDDPRIQGTIEAIREELTTDDGLVYRYEDDDLPGQEGTFVLCSFWLVNCLALLGEVDRAREIYDTLCGYTSPLGLVSEEIDPDSGELLGNYPQAFSHIGLVNSALYLHEAETGGAVEPFQTQST; encoded by the coding sequence ATGAGCGGGTACAAACCGCTCGCCGACTACGGGCTGATCGGCAACCTCGAGACCTGCGCGCTCGTCGGTCGCGACGGCGCGATCGACTGGTGCTGCCTCCCGCGGCTCAACTCCTCGTCGGTCTTCGCGGCGGTCCTCGACGCCGACCGGGGCGGCCGATTCACCATCCAACCCACCGGCGAGTTCGAGTCGGAACAGCAGTACATGGAGCGGACGAACGTCCTCCAGACCACTTTCCACACCGACACCGGGACCGCGACGGTGACCGACTTCATGCCGCTCTCGGCCGGTAACGACGGCAACCAGCCGAAAGTTCGCGGGCTCTATCGCGAGGTGGCCTGCACCGACGGCAGCGTGGACCTCGAGGTCGCGTTCGAACCACGGTTCGACTACGCCCGCTCCGAGACCCAGGTCGAGTCGATCGACGACGGCGTGGTGGCGACCGGCGAGGCCCGCCGGATCGCGCTGTCGAGCCCGGTCGACCTCGACGCCGACGGTGATTCGGCGAGCGCGTCGTGGTCGCTCGACGAGCACGACCCCGAGTGGTTCGTGCTCGAATACGGGACCCGGGCTCCCCGGGAGCCCGAGGCGTGCGAGCGGCTGCTCGACGACACCGTGGAGTTCTGGCGCGGTTGGACCCACGCCTGTGACGGCGAGGACTGCCCGTTCGCGGGCTACAACCACGACGCCGTGGTGCGTTCGGAGCTCGCGCTCAAGCTCCTCACCTACCAGGGAACCAGCGGGATCACCGCCGCACCCACGACGTCGCTCCCCGAAGTGCTCGGCGGGGTCCGAAACTGGGACTACCGGTACAACTGGATCCGCGACGGTGCGTTCACGGTGCGAGCCTTCGCCAACCTCAGCGACATCCAGGAGGCCGTCGACTACCTCGACGACTTCCTCCGACTGAGCCGCGAGGTCGACCCGAGCGAGATGCAGCCCCTCTACGGCCTCCAACACGACTCGACCTACGAGGAGACCGAGCTCGACCACCTCGAAGGCTATCGGGAGTCCTCACCCGTGCGGATCGGCAACGGCGCGGCCGACCAGCTCCAGCTCGGCATGTACGGCGAGCTCGTGCTCGCGATCCACCAGCTCTCGTGGTCGGACCGGGAGATCGCGGGCGACGACTGGACCGCGATCCGGGAGATCGTCGAGTTCGTTCGCGAGGCGTGGGAGCGCCCCGACGCGGGCATCTGGGAGATGCGGAGCGGGCCGAAACAGTTCGTCCACTCGAAGGCGATGTGTTGGGTCGCGATCGACCGCGCGATCGAGATGGCCGAGGAACACGGCTTCGACGCGCCGCTCGACGACTGGCGGGCCGACAGGGAGACGATCAAGGAGACCGTCATCGAACGCGGCTTCGACGAGGAGCGCAACACGTTCACGCAAGCCTTCGACGACGACCAACTCGACGGCTCGCTGCTCCTGCTCCCGCTCTCGGGCTTTCTCGATTTCGACGACCCCCGGATCCAGGGTACCATCGAGGCGATCCGCGAGGAACTCACCACCGACGACGGGCTGGTCTATCGTTACGAGGACGACGACCTCCCCGGCCAAGAGGGAACCTTCGTGCTGTGTTCGTTCTGGCTCGTGAACTGCCTCGCGCTGCTGGGCGAGGTCGACCGCGCGCGGGAGATCTACGACACCCTCTGTGGCTACACCAGCCCGCTCGGGCTCGTCTCCGAGGAGATCGACCCGGACTCGGGCGAACTGCTGGGGAACTACCCACAGGCGTTCAGTCACATCGGGCTCGTCAACAGCGCGCTCTACCTCCACGAGGCCGAAACCGGCGGGGCCGTCGAGCCGTTCCAGACGCAATCGACGTGA
- a CDS encoding SDR family oxidoreductase, translated as MTADDADVVVITGATSGIGRATARKSGEDGARVGLLARGEDGLDATKADVEEAGGEALAVPTDVTEHEAVEDAADEIENEFGPIDVWINDAMTTVFAEFLDVDPEEYNRVTEVTYLGAVNGSRAALSRMVPRDEGKLVQVGSAMSYRGIPLQSAYSGSKFAIRGMTESLRTELIHNDSDVDVSMVQLPGLNTPQFEHCRGHVDEYPQPVPPIYQPEIAADAIHWVAYHDRRELYVGRASLKTIWGNKLVPWFVDHYLARTAYSGQFSDLDYDPDRPDNLFDPIEGDAGAHGPFDDRAIPISRQLQLAKHRRSIGVVAALLLTLFARLRLGGSDDDSGTGSDETE; from the coding sequence GTGACGGCAGACGACGCCGACGTGGTCGTCATCACCGGTGCGACCTCGGGGATCGGACGGGCCACAGCTCGAAAATCCGGCGAGGACGGCGCACGCGTCGGCCTGCTCGCGCGGGGCGAGGACGGACTCGACGCCACGAAAGCGGATGTCGAAGAAGCGGGCGGCGAGGCGCTCGCGGTGCCGACCGACGTCACCGAGCACGAGGCGGTCGAGGACGCCGCCGACGAGATAGAGAACGAGTTCGGCCCGATCGACGTCTGGATCAACGACGCGATGACGACCGTCTTCGCGGAGTTCCTCGACGTCGATCCCGAGGAGTACAACCGCGTTACCGAGGTCACCTACCTCGGGGCCGTCAACGGCTCGCGGGCCGCGCTCTCCAGGATGGTCCCGCGCGACGAGGGGAAGCTCGTCCAGGTCGGGTCGGCGATGTCGTATCGGGGGATCCCGCTCCAGTCGGCCTACAGCGGCTCGAAGTTCGCGATCCGCGGGATGACCGAGTCCCTCCGCACGGAGCTGATCCACAACGATTCGGACGTGGACGTCTCGATGGTCCAGCTCCCGGGGCTCAACACCCCGCAGTTCGAGCACTGCCGAGGCCACGTCGACGAGTATCCCCAGCCCGTCCCGCCGATCTACCAGCCCGAGATCGCCGCCGACGCGATCCACTGGGTCGCCTATCACGACCGGCGAGAGCTCTACGTCGGCCGCGCGTCGCTGAAGACCATCTGGGGGAACAAGCTCGTGCCGTGGTTCGTCGACCACTACCTCGCGCGGACCGCCTACAGCGGCCAGTTCTCGGACCTCGACTACGACCCCGACCGCCCCGACAACCTCTTCGACCCCATCGAGGGCGACGCGGGCGCGCACGGCCCGTTCGACGACCGCGCGATCCCCATCAGCCGCCAGCTCCAGCTCGCGAAACACCGTCGGTCGATCGGCGTCGTCGCGGCACTGCTCCTCACGCTGTTCGCCCGCCTCCGGCTCGGCGGGAGTGACGACGATTCCGGGACTGGATCGGACGAGACCGAATGA
- a CDS encoding GntP family permease, translated as MGINEVGSGLLQTGIVPAPLLALLVGTIIVILLLAWLDVPAFLGLIIAAFAVGLVAPQVALGNVPTRIAEAFGENMVGIGIPILMAAIIGKSMTESGAAQRIVRGFESLTGRDRAEYSLFGSSFVIAIPVFFDNVLYLLTPLARTAAARMEDNYTLYLIAVAGAGVVTHGFVPPTPGPLAAADQLSANLGTTIVVGLLVGLPTAAFVSIGFGKWINSRMDIPLRDSMGMTTDELETMSSKSTDRLPGIVESLLPIVIAVGFIGANTTASNIFGVGGQLGAVMSFIGDVNLSLTLAAVVAAITYYRESSLDRTDWGEELTQALQSGGNIAAITAAGGAFGAMLAAAGIGEYIAGILSGFGLGILVTAWVIATAVRIVQGSATVAILTTAGIVAPLAGGFEPNAAYLVMAIGAGATTFSWYNDSGFWIIKELGGLTQVETLKTWSVATTLVSVFGFAFTVLFSTFLPLS; from the coding sequence ATGGGTATTAACGAGGTAGGATCCGGACTGCTTCAGACAGGTATCGTTCCAGCGCCGCTCCTGGCGCTGCTCGTCGGCACGATCATCGTCATCCTTCTGTTGGCGTGGCTTGACGTCCCGGCGTTTCTCGGGCTGATAATCGCCGCGTTCGCCGTCGGACTGGTCGCGCCACAGGTCGCGCTCGGGAACGTCCCGACGCGGATCGCGGAGGCGTTCGGTGAGAACATGGTCGGTATCGGGATCCCGATCCTGATGGCGGCGATAATCGGGAAGTCGATGACCGAAAGCGGTGCCGCCCAGCGGATCGTCCGCGGGTTCGAGTCGCTCACCGGGCGGGACCGCGCCGAGTACTCGCTGTTCGGCAGCAGTTTCGTGATCGCGATCCCGGTCTTCTTCGACAACGTCCTCTACCTCCTGACGCCGCTCGCGCGTACCGCGGCGGCGCGAATGGAGGACAACTACACGCTCTATCTCATCGCCGTCGCCGGTGCAGGGGTCGTCACCCACGGGTTCGTGCCGCCGACGCCCGGCCCGCTCGCGGCCGCGGACCAGCTCAGCGCGAACCTCGGGACGACCATCGTGGTCGGCCTGCTGGTCGGGCTCCCGACCGCCGCGTTCGTCAGCATCGGCTTCGGGAAGTGGATCAACAGCCGGATGGACATCCCGCTCCGGGACTCGATGGGGATGACGACCGACGAACTCGAGACGATGAGTTCGAAGTCGACCGACCGGCTGCCGGGGATCGTCGAGTCCCTCCTGCCGATCGTCATCGCCGTCGGCTTCATCGGGGCGAACACCACCGCGAGCAACATCTTCGGCGTCGGTGGCCAGCTCGGCGCGGTCATGAGCTTCATCGGCGACGTGAACCTCTCGCTGACGCTCGCGGCGGTCGTGGCGGCGATCACCTACTACCGCGAGAGCTCCCTCGACCGAACCGACTGGGGCGAGGAGCTCACGCAGGCGCTCCAGAGCGGTGGGAACATCGCGGCGATCACCGCCGCGGGTGGCGCGTTCGGGGCGATGCTCGCCGCCGCGGGCATCGGTGAGTACATCGCGGGCATCCTCAGCGGGTTCGGGCTCGGTATCCTCGTCACCGCGTGGGTGATCGCGACCGCGGTCCGCATCGTCCAGGGCTCGGCGACCGTCGCGATCCTCACGACCGCCGGGATCGTCGCTCCGCTCGCCGGCGGGTTCGAGCCGAACGCCGCCTACCTCGTGATGGCGATCGGCGCGGGCGCGACGACCTTCTCGTGGTACAACGACAGCGGCTTCTGGATCATCAAGGAGCTCGGCGGGCTCACGCAGGTCGAGACCCTCAAGACGTGGAGCGTCGCCACGACGCTCGTCTCGGTGTTCGGCTTCGCCTTCACCGTGCTGTTCTCGACGTTCCTCCCGCTGAGCTAA